Proteins from a single region of Acidianus ambivalens:
- a CDS encoding MFS transporter, whose protein sequence is MQKYIHAVTSSTLAWAGNIYDLVLITYAYTFLNKIVGISYLDLTIIFSLGLIGRVIGASIFGKIADKRGRKIVALTGTAGYSIFQTFFALTVSFPLMAFFRTIEGIFMGAQWTSGTVLAIEQAPKQKLQFVNSIVQAGYALGYALTGVAYMLMSSDLTSISGYRIFMLTGSLPLILVPYIYFKVTEEFKPSVVAQKVRVRDYSPYFIRASLAMSGMFIAYLAVFSIYPDFASFSGFPAYYVGLLMAIANAIQGSSYVIFGRLSYVFGVFKLIYVGIAGLLVASFLSMPIFTPLKALPIMSAGVYLYAFAVGFWPLISGIAASSVPPEVRAFLTGTAYNIGAVAGGIVSALIGGIIEAFGMASLPYFVDGIEFASLAVVFVSMFTWPMKIENRA, encoded by the coding sequence ATGCAAAAGTATATTCACGCAGTAACTTCATCAACATTAGCCTGGGCAGGTAATATTTACGACTTAGTATTAATAACATACGCATACACCTTCCTGAACAAGATAGTAGGCATAAGTTACTTAGACTTGACTATAATATTCTCACTCGGTCTAATAGGAAGGGTTATAGGAGCAAGTATATTCGGAAAGATTGCAGATAAAAGAGGAAGAAAGATCGTAGCATTAACCGGGACTGCGGGTTACTCTATCTTCCAGACGTTTTTCGCGCTCACAGTTTCATTTCCATTAATGGCATTTTTCAGAACAATTGAAGGAATTTTCATGGGAGCTCAGTGGACTTCCGGGACAGTGCTAGCAATAGAGCAGGCACCAAAGCAAAAGCTTCAATTCGTTAATAGTATAGTACAAGCTGGTTACGCTTTAGGTTACGCACTTACAGGAGTTGCTTATATGTTAATGAGCAGTGATTTAACATCAATATCCGGTTATAGGATTTTCATGCTAACTGGTTCCTTGCCCCTTATTCTCGTTCCTTACATTTACTTTAAAGTAACTGAAGAGTTTAAGCCATCAGTAGTCGCTCAAAAAGTTAGGGTAAGGGATTATTCCCCCTATTTCATTAGGGCATCTCTAGCAATGAGTGGAATGTTTATTGCTTATCTAGCAGTATTTAGCATTTATCCCGACTTTGCGAGTTTCTCAGGCTTCCCAGCCTATTACGTAGGATTATTAATGGCCATTGCAAATGCAATACAAGGTTCTTCCTATGTCATTTTCGGTAGGCTTTCCTACGTGTTTGGTGTATTTAAATTAATTTACGTAGGAATAGCTGGACTTTTAGTAGCATCTTTCCTCTCAATGCCAATATTTACTCCACTAAAGGCTTTGCCCATAATGAGCGCAGGAGTTTACCTTTACGCCTTCGCTGTAGGTTTTTGGCCTTTGATTTCCGGCATTGCTGCCAGTAGTGTTCCTCCTGAGGTTAGGGCATTTTTGACTGGTACTGCTTATAATATTGGTGCTGTTGCGGGAGGAATTGTTTCTGCATTAATTGGTGGTATTATTGAAGCCTTCGGTATGGCTTCATTGCCTTACTTCGTGGACGGAATAGAATTTGCTTCTTTGGCAGTGGTTTTTGTATCGATGTTTACTTGGCCAATGAAGATAGAGAATAGAGCTTAA
- a CDS encoding APC family permease has product MADKVGINIKDNPNFRKEAGIFSLIAFSLGNIIGSGILILPAVTASLAGPLSPFVWLIGGILLLPVVIVYSKLARIFPFVGSKIRFINVTHGKVMASSVGWLYLIGTLLTIPIEAEATANYLSYVFPSIMYRGHPTIIGYFIESIIVIIIYLLVYLGIRGLSISVNTITYAKLGILIVYVLAVGYLDFHLSNFSMKFSPSFSNFLYAIALTMFAYGGFRSAMVYAGESKSDTGKAIMIAFVLSMIIYTLVPLVFIASLSTSVLSSGWSSLSKMSAPLAESAIIAGVPAVGALFILDGVISPSGASLIGAGDLIRYSYALAKAGSFPKVLGKVDVKRGIPILPVILFGAFSLLTLFMLSTFKESIGYLVATRILAYSTGPVSLFILSEKKSDKVLSFIAFLVTGLIFSFVGFPKTLFGTLVILLAILAMIPFSRNYIPALWYLGFSGIVTLITYFTLPTLFSLPIIILASTAFFYLATKTAKGDGENDL; this is encoded by the coding sequence ATGGCAGACAAAGTAGGCATAAATATTAAGGATAATCCAAATTTTAGAAAAGAAGCAGGAATTTTCTCATTAATTGCATTTTCTCTAGGTAATATAATAGGTTCTGGAATACTTATTTTGCCTGCAGTAACTGCGTCATTAGCAGGGCCATTAAGTCCTTTTGTATGGTTAATTGGAGGAATTCTTTTACTACCAGTGGTTATAGTTTATTCTAAGCTAGCTAGGATTTTTCCTTTTGTTGGAAGTAAAATAAGGTTTATTAATGTCACTCACGGAAAAGTTATGGCATCTAGTGTTGGTTGGCTTTATTTAATAGGCACACTCTTGACAATACCTATAGAAGCAGAGGCTACTGCAAATTACCTATCTTATGTATTTCCGTCCATAATGTATAGGGGTCATCCAACTATTATTGGATATTTTATTGAAAGTATTATAGTAATTATAATATATTTGTTAGTATATCTAGGGATAAGAGGTTTATCAATTTCTGTAAATACGATAACTTACGCTAAACTAGGGATTTTGATTGTATATGTTCTAGCTGTAGGATATCTAGATTTTCATTTATCTAACTTTTCTATGAAATTTTCTCCATCTTTTTCCAATTTCCTTTACGCTATAGCATTAACAATGTTTGCCTACGGAGGTTTCAGAAGCGCTATGGTTTATGCTGGTGAATCTAAAAGCGATACTGGAAAAGCAATAATGATAGCATTCGTATTATCTATGATAATATATACCTTAGTCCCCCTTGTCTTTATAGCCTCGCTTTCTACTTCTGTCCTTTCTTCTGGATGGAGTAGTTTAAGCAAAATGAGTGCTCCCTTAGCTGAAAGTGCTATAATAGCTGGAGTTCCTGCAGTAGGCGCTTTATTTATCTTAGACGGTGTAATATCTCCTTCTGGCGCTTCATTAATAGGCGCTGGAGATTTAATTAGGTATTCATATGCCTTAGCTAAGGCTGGAAGCTTTCCTAAAGTACTAGGAAAAGTAGATGTTAAAAGAGGTATACCTATATTACCAGTAATTTTATTCGGAGCATTCTCATTATTAACATTATTCATGTTATCTACCTTCAAAGAATCCATAGGTTATTTAGTAGCTACAAGGATTTTAGCTTATTCTACTGGACCAGTAAGTCTTTTTATACTATCAGAGAAAAAATCCGATAAAGTATTATCATTTATTGCTTTTCTAGTTACAGGCTTAATATTCAGCTTTGTCGGATTCCCTAAGACACTATTTGGTACTCTAGTTATTCTCTTGGCAATATTAGCTATGATACCTTTTTCCAGGAATTATATTCCAGCATTATGGTATTTAGGCTTCAGTGGAATCGTTACATTAATAACATATTTTACTCTTCCAACACTATTTTCCTTACCTATAATAATACTTGCGTCTACAGCATTCTTTTATTTAGCTACTAAAACGGCAAAAGGTGATGGAGAAAATGACTTATAA
- a CDS encoding type II toxin-antitoxin system VapC family toxin: MIFLDANFIIYLNLGVKEVENFYIKVLQEDRLALDPLVIDEVIYISKKKYNVNFNDTISFLDEVVLPNSLILPIRKEDYDKAKEIMLQYNLKPSDAFHVAIMLNNSISKIISEDKDFDRIKEIERLWLN; this comes from the coding sequence ATGATTTTTCTTGATGCAAACTTTATCATTTACTTGAATTTGGGCGTCAAGGAAGTAGAAAATTTTTATATTAAAGTATTACAAGAAGATCGATTAGCTTTAGACCCATTAGTTATAGATGAAGTAATTTATATTTCAAAGAAGAAATATAACGTTAACTTTAACGATACAATAAGTTTTCTAGATGAAGTTGTTTTACCCAATTCTCTAATCCTTCCTATAAGAAAAGAAGATTATGACAAGGCAAAAGAGATAATGCTACAATATAACCTAAAGCCCTCTGACGCGTTTCACGTCGCCATAATGTTAAATAACTCAATCAGTAAAATTATAAGTGAAGATAAAGATTTTGATCGAATTAAAGAAATAGAGAGACTTTGGTTAAATTGA
- a CDS encoding type 1 glutamine amidotransferase — MKALAIYHHPVERLGNLRIKADEKLASEIEGNEDFDLLILMGGPMGVYEADKYPFIRKEIELVRRAYSEGKKILGVCLGSQIIAEALGGKVIKGPYGQEVGVQEVSLIDEFKELFGTEKIKVFQLHGDTFSLPRGSRLLAYSEKYFQAFRLGKAVGVQFHVEVDSSIVKEWVETYNLNPSLIEEVKKIEQELKLYSSKLLEFLLEKM, encoded by the coding sequence ATGAAAGCTTTAGCAATATATCACCATCCAGTTGAAAGGCTGGGAAATCTAAGAATTAAAGCTGATGAAAAGTTAGCTAGTGAAATAGAAGGTAACGAGGACTTTGATTTGCTGATTCTTATGGGCGGACCTATGGGCGTTTATGAGGCAGATAAATATCCTTTCATAAGGAAGGAGATAGAATTAGTAAGGAGAGCATATAGTGAAGGTAAAAAGATACTAGGAGTTTGCTTAGGTTCTCAAATAATTGCAGAAGCATTAGGCGGAAAGGTTATTAAAGGTCCTTATGGACAAGAGGTAGGAGTTCAAGAAGTTAGCCTAATTGACGAGTTTAAGGAATTGTTCGGCACTGAAAAAATTAAAGTATTTCAACTTCACGGCGATACTTTTTCTCTACCTAGGGGTTCTAGACTTCTAGCTTATAGTGAAAAATATTTCCAAGCATTTAGATTAGGTAAAGCTGTTGGAGTTCAATTTCACGTAGAGGTAGATTCTAGCATAGTTAAAGAATGGGTTGAGACTTATAATTTAAATCCTTCGCTTATCGAGGAAGTTAAGAAAATAGAGCAAGAGCTAAAATTGTACTCTTCAAAGCTATTAGAATTCTTATTAGAGAAAATGTGA
- a CDS encoding phospholipase D-like domain-containing protein: MNLTFTLLVLIILSSISFIPIFYSSSSWYVKVQTCQVKIIVSPYNSTDIISCLCRGKYIYAEIYELTCCQIANAIINAVKKGGEAFVVLSSNVYGGIPSYEEQLVSELNSSGVHVKFLSGFQYVHSKVFVINNCTVILGSINPTYYGIHKDHGVDLDIHNSSIAQAFACIILDDYYGKPVNVDYPGIVVSPINSECELSDILSQPGHLYIAMEELYPSSVFYPVIEQHERTVITSTYSEDNCAVSQLGAVEIPDMTAKIIVVGNYVYVGSVNLDYTSIHCNRELGIIICNPTIAHSLESLICYWAQGKSAEGNSVYQLSNPSFLLLIIIVLVALAILLKKKI; encoded by the coding sequence ATGAACTTAACGTTTACCTTACTAGTCCTAATAATCCTTTCTTCTATCTCTTTTATTCCTATATTTTACTCCTCATCTTCGTGGTACGTTAAAGTCCAAACATGTCAAGTAAAGATTATAGTTAGTCCTTACAACTCTACCGATATAATATCGTGCCTATGCAGAGGGAAATACATATACGCAGAGATTTACGAACTTACTTGTTGTCAAATAGCTAATGCAATAATTAATGCGGTGAAGAAAGGAGGAGAAGCCTTTGTAGTTCTTTCATCCAACGTTTACGGTGGAATTCCAAGTTATGAAGAACAGCTAGTTTCAGAGTTGAATTCTTCTGGTGTCCATGTAAAATTCCTTTCTGGCTTTCAATATGTGCATTCTAAGGTTTTCGTAATAAATAACTGCACGGTAATCTTGGGCTCAATAAATCCTACTTATTACGGAATTCACAAGGACCATGGAGTGGATTTGGACATTCATAATTCATCTATTGCTCAAGCTTTTGCTTGCATAATACTTGACGATTATTACGGAAAGCCTGTAAATGTTGATTATCCCGGAATAGTAGTTTCACCAATAAATAGTGAATGTGAGCTATCTGACATACTTTCTCAGCCAGGACATTTATATATAGCAATGGAGGAACTTTATCCTTCAAGCGTATTTTATCCAGTAATTGAACAGCACGAAAGGACAGTAATTACTTCTACCTATAGTGAAGATAATTGTGCGGTAAGTCAGTTAGGTGCTGTAGAAATTCCTGATATGACCGCAAAGATAATAGTAGTTGGGAACTACGTCTATGTAGGGAGTGTAAATTTGGATTATACATCTATTCACTGCAATAGAGAACTAGGAATAATAATTTGCAATCCAACCATTGCTCACTCGTTAGAGTCATTAATTTGTTACTGGGCGCAAGGAAAGTCAGCTGAAGGAAATTCTGTATATCAATTAAGTAATCCATCATTCTTATTACTTATAATTATAGTTTTAGTAGCATTAGCAATACTATTAAAGAAGAAGATATGA
- a CDS encoding zinc-ribbon domain-containing protein — MICPSCGMEIPDGVLQCPNCGYQFQLDQPDSATNTTRLIEPTFQSNMRRTVNCGLKVCTV; from the coding sequence ATGATTTGCCCCTCATGTGGAATGGAAATTCCGGATGGAGTTTTACAATGCCCTAACTGCGGATATCAATTTCAACTTGACCAACCTGACTCTGCAACAAATACAACTAGACTTATCGAACCTACCTTTCAATCCAATATGCGGAGAACAGTTAATTGCGGCCTCAAGGTATGTACAGTATAG
- a CDS encoding DNA polymerase domain-containing protein: MVEGYLIDAKPIRGGLILYLNNFKKAFVKTTFPVYVITENPEIVMQHPAVVSYEEEEWNYQGKKRKVYRFEVDDISAYYYIRNKLNVVNETPSVLSQTLYRLGILPFRWVSIEGNEIKTRDDDFPKISYATLIPLDWYGEGETGSKIKVIENGEERVEQDPKVKVNVAECLGIACNNVEAVVKIDIKRKRSPVSIKGLIEWSYVSKVLLREIAYATIGKALTTNEAWVALKRKYIIPKVVPRVEKMRTIEDLEKADRGGLVIFPKVGCFNNVYQIDFSSMYPSLIVKYNISAETVDACDDLKTEIGHSICFKEKGIVPEALEWLIKRKEELKKVDKERAEAIKWMLVASFGYLGFRNSKFGKIEAYELVTYFARRTLREAVELAEEMGLEVLHGVIDSLSVRGNVKDYVKKLEEITGLKVKVEEFKWMIFTKNKEGFPYPTRYFGKGEEMKVRGVIRSNMPNVVKDFLEEVLSSLSKANSCEEINVKEIDEIYKKYRERIVRGEPQDYVIWINGIPYVRGIKGFYEAYNGFREVDVFYYLNYLKRTYEEFKGFL; this comes from the coding sequence ATGGTTGAAGGATATCTAATAGATGCAAAGCCAATAAGAGGAGGACTAATTCTTTACCTTAACAACTTCAAAAAGGCTTTTGTAAAAACAACCTTCCCAGTTTACGTAATTACTGAAAACCCAGAAATAGTAATGCAACACCCAGCCGTTGTAAGTTATGAGGAGGAGGAATGGAATTACCAAGGAAAGAAAAGGAAAGTCTACCGTTTTGAGGTTGACGACATTTCTGCTTATTATTATATAAGGAATAAGTTAAATGTAGTAAACGAGACTCCCTCGGTACTGTCTCAAACATTATATAGACTAGGAATTCTCCCTTTTAGATGGGTTAGTATAGAAGGTAACGAGATCAAAACTAGGGACGACGATTTTCCTAAAATATCTTACGCAACTTTAATACCGTTAGATTGGTACGGCGAAGGAGAGACTGGAAGTAAGATAAAGGTTATAGAAAACGGAGAAGAAAGGGTCGAACAAGATCCTAAAGTTAAAGTTAACGTAGCTGAATGCTTAGGAATTGCTTGTAATAACGTAGAGGCTGTAGTAAAAATTGACATTAAGAGGAAGAGGTCACCGGTTTCAATAAAAGGATTAATAGAATGGTCTTACGTCTCAAAAGTACTGCTGAGGGAAATAGCTTACGCAACAATAGGTAAAGCTTTAACTACTAATGAAGCTTGGGTTGCATTAAAGAGAAAGTATATTATACCAAAGGTTGTGCCAAGGGTTGAGAAAATGAGGACTATTGAGGATTTAGAAAAAGCAGACAGAGGCGGGTTAGTAATCTTCCCTAAAGTTGGTTGCTTTAATAACGTTTATCAGATAGACTTTTCCTCAATGTATCCCTCACTAATTGTAAAATATAACATTTCAGCAGAAACTGTAGACGCTTGTGATGACTTAAAGACTGAAATAGGCCATTCCATCTGTTTTAAAGAGAAGGGAATAGTTCCAGAAGCGTTAGAGTGGTTAATAAAGAGAAAAGAGGAGTTGAAGAAAGTTGACAAAGAAAGGGCTGAGGCAATAAAGTGGATGCTAGTAGCTTCCTTCGGCTATTTAGGTTTTAGGAATTCTAAATTCGGTAAAATTGAGGCTTATGAACTTGTAACTTACTTTGCCAGAAGAACGTTAAGAGAAGCAGTAGAGTTGGCAGAAGAAATGGGATTGGAAGTCCTTCACGGAGTAATAGATTCTCTTTCCGTTAGAGGTAACGTAAAGGATTACGTTAAAAAACTTGAGGAAATTACTGGACTTAAGGTTAAGGTTGAGGAGTTTAAATGGATGATATTTACCAAAAATAAGGAAGGATTTCCTTATCCTACAAGGTATTTCGGAAAAGGAGAAGAAATGAAGGTCAGAGGAGTAATAAGGAGTAATATGCCTAACGTAGTAAAAGACTTCCTGGAAGAAGTTCTTAGCTCTTTAAGTAAAGCTAATTCCTGCGAAGAGATAAACGTTAAAGAAATTGATGAAATCTACAAGAAATATAGAGAAAGAATAGTGAGGGGTGAGCCTCAGGATTACGTTATCTGGATTAACGGAATTCCTTACGTTAGAGGAATTAAAGGATTTTATGAAGCTTATAACGGTTTTAGAGAAGTTGACGTTTTCTACTACTTAAATTACCTCAAGAGGACTTACGAGGAATTTAAGGGATTTTTATGA
- a CDS encoding PLP-dependent aminotransferase family protein produces MEKMTYNLAGGLPDPRIFPRNLKIFEMNFEQAISFNELDNEILKILRYRGINAKKEEILLTTGSIQGIFIFAYAFINSGDKVAIEYPTFAGAIRVFKSRGAKFVKIPVIPYYDLKIKEENGIKAVYVIPTGQNPTGIHMRLEDKKELLELAEEKDFIILEDDAYGLLNPEQPTLKSLDKNGRVVYITTLSKVLSPGIRLGIMVADKEIMEIFKLIKQNIDGGNSSPSLSLVYSSLKDGSFWDGLSKAKIIYKEKKEVMAEALKRYLPQAEWNYPEGGLFYFIRINGIDSEKILEKVKDRVIFSPGTKFFFDGYGKEYIRLSFSYSRPEEINEGIKIISEAIDNKIVSIE; encoded by the coding sequence ATGGAGAAAATGACTTATAATTTAGCCGGAGGATTACCAGATCCTAGGATTTTTCCTAGAAATTTAAAAATTTTTGAGATGAATTTTGAACAAGCAATTAGTTTTAACGAACTTGATAATGAGATATTAAAGATATTAAGATATAGGGGAATAAACGCTAAAAAAGAAGAAATACTTTTAACCACTGGGAGCATTCAAGGGATTTTCATATTTGCTTATGCATTTATCAATAGTGGAGATAAAGTAGCAATAGAATATCCAACGTTTGCAGGAGCTATAAGAGTTTTTAAATCTAGAGGTGCAAAATTTGTTAAAATTCCTGTAATACCTTATTATGATTTAAAAATAAAGGAGGAAAACGGGATTAAAGCTGTCTATGTCATTCCTACCGGTCAAAATCCTACTGGAATTCATATGAGATTAGAAGATAAGAAGGAGCTTTTAGAATTAGCCGAGGAAAAGGACTTTATTATACTTGAGGACGACGCTTATGGACTTTTAAATCCAGAACAACCTACGTTAAAATCATTAGATAAAAACGGAAGAGTAGTTTATATAACAACTCTAAGTAAAGTTCTGTCCCCTGGAATCAGATTAGGGATAATGGTTGCTGATAAAGAAATTATGGAAATATTTAAATTAATAAAGCAAAATATAGATGGAGGTAATAGTAGTCCGTCGTTATCATTGGTATACAGCTCACTTAAGGATGGAAGCTTTTGGGATGGATTAAGTAAAGCTAAAATTATTTATAAAGAAAAGAAGGAAGTTATGGCAGAGGCTCTTAAAAGATATTTACCGCAAGCTGAATGGAACTATCCAGAGGGAGGACTATTTTATTTTATACGAATAAATGGTATAGATTCGGAAAAAATACTAGAAAAAGTGAAGGATAGAGTTATTTTCTCACCTGGAACTAAATTCTTCTTTGATGGATACGGTAAAGAGTACATTAGGCTAAGCTTTTCATATTCAAGACCAGAAGAAATAAACGAGGGAATTAAAATTATATCAGAAGCTATAGATAATAAGATAGTTAGTATTGAATAA
- a CDS encoding AbrB/MazE/SpoVT family DNA-binding domain-containing protein, which yields MTLKVEVGKKGYIIIPKDIRDLLGIKEGDKLILNVYDGKIILEPERKVDINEILKRLEEHHAKISSYAKSAKLGDLLYSSLEEEFNDFS from the coding sequence TTGACTCTAAAGGTGGAAGTTGGAAAGAAAGGTTACATAATTATTCCTAAGGATATTAGAGATCTTCTAGGCATAAAAGAAGGTGACAAGCTTATTCTTAACGTCTATGACGGTAAAATTATCCTTGAACCTGAAAGGAAGGTTGACATTAATGAGATCTTAAAAAGACTGGAAGAGCATCATGCTAAAATATCCTCTTATGCAAAAAGCGCTAAATTAGGAGACTTACTTTATTCAAGCCTTGAGGAGGAATTCAATGATTTTTCTTGA